The DNA window GGTCGCAGCCAAGGAACGTCTTTTCCGCCCGCACGTACGCGCGAACTTCGCCACCGATCGACCTGCGCGGCCGCTCCGCCGGTCTGCGTACGCCGAGAAATGTACGCGCTCGTACGACGGTCGACGGGACGTGCTGCCTGCGCGGCTGGATCCATCCACCGTCGTCCACTCGTCCTCTAAACGCACATGTAGCAGCTACGTGTACCGTGTTTAGTGTGCGGACTGGGAAGGGATGGGAGCTCGTGGTTTGAGCTCAGCTCGATGGATCGGTGTTTAGctggtgaaatgaaatttttagACGTCACATTAgacatttgatcggatgtcggaaggtgttttcggacacgaataaaaaaaactttttttcacGGCTGGCATGTAAATcacaagacaaatcttttgagcctaattaacctgtcattactgtagcacttatggctaatcacgtactatcTGGGctcaaaaattcatctcacgatttctcatataactgtgcaattagtttttctttttatctatatttaatactctatttaggtgtccaaagatttaatgtgatgtttttaggtgaaaatttttgagaactaaacagccGCTTATTACTTTTCCACCTCCATAATAACACATTTTTTACCCATTCCATACGTACAAATTAAGGCCAGCCTCAACGAGTGTTTTATGAGAGTTTTAATCCTATTAATAGTAACATAtcatataagtaaaaatagtTACATGACATAGAATTTAGGATGAGACAGATGAGTTGAGTTTCATGAGTGATGAAACTTGGTGTACATGGTTATCTAAAACATGGaactagatttaaaatttcaatgagAGTAATTTGTTTCTTTACACATTTacacccttatcttttcactcctacctatacttataagtcaaaatttaaattttaaattttaaatttagagtagcttttagggttttttattgtagtttattttcaactttgtttttagatcgtaaaaacacacatataaatattttattcgtaaagtattttttatttacaaatacgtTGTTTGCctgaaaagtcaaacaattgCCTCTTAATCAATTTGACAACTTCTATTAAAGTATTAGTCACttggatacaatatttaagTGATACAATAACCTATAAAAccgtgaaataaaattttacattgagAGTACTTGTTTCATTTATTTACTCAAATATGTGTAATTGATAAGACATTATTGAAAGGCACAATAAAATCTTGAATTGAGAATAACCtaatacaaaagaaaaggactaaaatattctttactttatcataatataatgcAATCATTCTCcactttatcttttatctataTTGTTTCATATTCTCATAAACTCAGATAAAATTATTAGTCAAAATGGACAAATAagacataataaaaaatgatagcATGAAGGTAGTATTTGCTGCACTGACTTTTTTGTGGGTTGCGTTAAGTTATTATAGACCTGACTTGTCGATCGTCCATGACTTTCCCGTGCTTGCCTTTTGTCATGTCATCATCTTGTATCCACGGTTTGATATCGATATCCTTTTGGATGGTGAGAAGCATGCATGATCATTAGGGGCTCTCATGTGGTCAGGTTAACCTTGCCAGTCATCGAACTGGATGAGCTGCATAGTGGTGTGTATGCGTGACCGAGAGAGCTACTCAGAAAGTCAGAATAGTCACAACACGGGCCTTGTTTTTCAACATGGTTAGTCCAACGAGAGGACCATGTGTGCTGCAAAAGCATCCGGTTCACTGCATCTTAGGGTTGATTGtaggatatatttataaataaaaaataatttatgaataaaaattttatagtcttaTTCTTACtgatttaaaaaagttaaaaaataaattttggtgaaacaactctaaaatcaactctaaatttaaggccgaagtttaaattttgacttctaAGTATTTTAGACTGAGTTATTTGAGCCGCCAAACTACAATATAAGTTTGGCATGTAAAATctgttagagcatctccagcagctcatctaaatttggtcatccatatttttatttggatgattatctaaaacaatttcatcctttatatTCATTTGTACTCCAACATATCATATTCATATGAGTTTTACTCTCAttcttccttttgtacctcgagataccggtatctcgaggtatcaaatcgtttctcaccattggatctagctaagcaagatgtgcactgttggatccaattatcagaaacgatttggtaccgcgaggtaccggtctcgaggtacaaaaggaaggatagGCGTAAAACCCTatccatatataacatcctctatatctctttagaggatgaagagagatcatccaaatatggagtttctctcctaatatggatgacatctaaaaatagatgatacgATAGATGTTCTGTAGAAGCTTAATTTGTAGCttccatcctctattttcagggtGGAGATAGGATAGATAAACTGTTGTAGATGCTCTTACTACTGTTCCTGAAACTGGAAGAGCTTTCTTGATTCTACACACTTCGAATTTCAATGCAGATtatgaatgaaaatattactctctccatccctaaatatttgacaccattaactttatacatgtttgactattcgtcttattcaaaaattttacataattattaattatttttataccattttatttattgttaaatatacttttgtgcatttatatacatacatataattttacatatttttttaaaaaaaattggataagacgaatagtcaaacgtgtataaaaaaatcaatgacatcaagcatttaggaacggaggaagtataacACTGGAAGTTTTCCTGTAAGAGAATTGAAACCACGTGTGAGCATATCTTTGCAAGATTCAACTCCATTTCGGTGTAATATGCATCGCATCTTGATCGTTAGCTTTGGTATCTTATGGGACCGATATTTGAATCATCGTCATGGCTGCTTGTCTAAGTTGTCTTCTAGCTATCACTCAtcctttttcttcattttgacCAGTTAGTATAAAGAAATTTTACTTCGTTGAAGTCCATTGGTAAGGCCAGTTTTCAATAATATCATACTTCACTGCAGAAATCTGAACAGATCGTTGAGTTGATCGGTTAGCATTGACAACGAGATCTTtgaattttatgtattttttcttttgaaaacaGGGTATGCCGAATTTTGATGTCACCTTTTTGCTTCTGGATTGAAAGCTGACGCTTGTAATAAAATACTATGATGTTTTGCACGTGTAATTCGGTAATTCCGTCCTCAGATTAGGAGTCATGTATTTTACCTTAATTACTCTGCCTTTTTGTTTGATAACTCTGATATTTTCACGTATTACTCTGCCTTCAACTCTGATACTCCGATCCAGTGGTGGTAGCACTGGATTTCCTCCCTTCCAATTAGAACATTCtggacattttttttggtacaaGCCAAAAATATCATGTCAATATCGGTACGGATAGGTTTGAAAAAACAATGCCGCTAGGAATCATACAAGTAGACGCAACAAAGATATTGCGCTCGGGATGGGTAGACTTGGGGTGATTGATTGGCCAaacggtatttttttaaataaaaaataatttataaataaagcttatatatatatatatatatatatatgttttcagtgatctaaaagtaagaTTGAAAACTAAGATACGATAAAAAAAGTCTaatattaactttaaaattaatgttaaaaatttaaagtatgGCTTATgagcataaacataagtaaaaagatgagTTTGGTAGACATCATGTTGAATAAGCTTAAGGATGCATGTGTAATTTTCTCTAAGTGTACAAGCAGACCAGACTGCAGACTAgagaaattattttgtaactaTATATACTCATTAGTTGACCTAATGGTCCTAATCAAACAACCAACTTGGTCTACTTTTCTACTTGTTGTCTACTCAacttaggggctgtttggatccagagacttttttGTAGTTCTTtctcacatcggatgtttggacgttaattagaagtactaaatataaactgataacaaaactaattacataaataaatgctatttcattagataaatttttaagcctaattactccacgattagcaaatgtttactgtagcatcacattcgctaatcatggactaattaggcttaatagattcgtctcgcaaaatagtctagagtgtgaggtgggttttattaatagtctatatttaatacctctaattaatgtccaaacattcgatgtgacagggacttaGAAAAAAGTTAGGGATCCAAACACGCCCTTATAGAGGCATGTGCTTACAAAAGCTTCACAATCTGACCTACAAACCGAAACGATAAACCCACATGAGTGTGAAAGATCATGCAAAGGTTTTGCAGCTATCTGACACTGGCTGACCACCTGAAAGAGATTTCAGAATTGCTGCTCTCCTTAGCGAAATGACCAATCCAACAAGTACACTTAAGTACTCAAACACAGGTGTAGTCACTGTTGTTGTCGTGATGAGTCTGACAAAGAAGAGTATTGCTGATTTTTGCATGCATAGTCACGAGGTGATTGCCATTTATAACACTCAGACACAGTGGCTGCGCCTGATCGTCAGTACAGTACAGATCTTGGTTAATCCTAATACTCCAGCTGAAGTTAGCCGCGTCAAAATAACCACACATACGAAATGCTTGCCAGAAAAGTCTAGCGAATTGATTGATACTGAAGCCTAGACCTAATTAATGTCCTTTGATCTTTGGCTTCCAGTAGTAGTATATACTTTATGTTTTTAGAAGTAGATGGAACCTGTAGAGCTGTTTGGTTTGACTCCTGCTCAAAACTTGACTACTAAACCTAACACTGTTGCATCAGAATAGGTATAATGTCATTTTTAATGGTTTTCCCTCAAGGTAATTGTCATATTTGCAGGAGTTAGCTTAAGCTAAAGCTAATTAAGGTACAACAACTTGAGCATTGAGGCTTCTccctctaaaataaaaaaggcaagcttatataagaaatttataagcataatcgcAAAAGTTCactaaaattaatcatgtgaGTGTCGTATGTCTGatgccttgtttagttgtcaaaagggtcacatcaaacgtttgaccggacgtcggaaggggtttttggacacgaatgaaaaaacgaatttcagattccgcctggaaaccgcgaaacAAACCTTtagagtctaattaatccgtcattagcatatattggttactgtagcacttatggttaatcatgtactaattaggttcaaaagatttgtcttactattttttccataactgtgtaattagttttaatgttcatgtatatttaatgctccatttaaatatctaaaaattcgatctgatgtttttggaaaaaaaaattagataactAAGGAGAGGCTGAATCAACGTCTAACAACAACACTACTACTGACAGCATGTCAAACTATATGACCGAGAAACATTGCTAAGTCATCAACTACTCATTTTACGTGATTCATAAGAAAAGGCTGCGGCAAGAATCTAGCTTTGTGTAGCGTTTGAACAACAGGGCCTTACCCCTAGCTGCCTCTTCAACCACTGGCTTAGCGGTTATTATCGGTGAAAATTAGGTAAGGCCCGTGATTTTGGTCCTGGTAAAGTCCAGAGTTTCTGTCATCTTTGAGGAATTTGGTATGGCAGTCTGTTGGAAGGATGACATCCTGCTGTTGTAAGCCAAGCGTCGGTAATGACGAAACGGAGCCCAGCAGACAGGACATGACAGAGCACATTATCACAAGTACGAGGCTGTAAGCCTGTAACTATTACGGGGTTTCGAAGGCAACCTTTTTCCATTCTTGCAGAAGCTTTctcgagagagaggagagggaaagaAAGGACCCTTTTTGAGTGGTACCAGCGCATCAGCTATCCtgttaaaagagaaaaaaataaaggacgCAGCCATCAAGCTTTGCTTCTATGGTTCTGTGTGTTCTAAGGTGAAAGATTGATGTGCGTTTTGAGCCTCACAAGTTAAACTAATATCGCTTTGTTTCCAGTAAAAAGCGTCACCCTTTTTTCTTCCTGTGCAATTTGTGGGTCACTGGATCTCCCACCTTTTAGCTACTTTTACATTTGTGTGTCGGTGACATATCGACGTTGACCTAACAGGATCAATATCTCAGTTTCATCTGGGTGTAGGTGGCAGCTTACCTACACGATAATGCccagaaaactaaaaaaatcataaacctGCCGTTTTCTGGatactaaaattattatgcGTGTAGATAGCGCGTCATGCACCCGTGGTACGCGAGGCCCTGCGAGGAAAGGTGAGAGGGTGTGCCTGGGAGAGGGAAAACCCGGCGGCCCTGGGCCGCCGCTTCGTCGGCGCGACGTGGCGGTGAAGAAATTCttggatggcggcggcggacgcagcggcggcgaacgccGTGGCCTGTGGCTGTGAGATGGGCCGGGACGGAACTGCCAGTATGGGCCGGAACGGGACTGTGGTTAACGTGAGGCCCATGCGTGTACAGGCCGGAACGGGAACTGTCGCTAGCGTGCGGGCCGAAACGGGACTGCGATGAACGAACGAATTGCGTATATGATATGGGCCGCGTTGGGCGGCTGTGGCCTTGGGAAAGTTTCCTTTCTTGGCAGGAGAGTGAAGCTCGACTATGTTCCGGTACATGGCTCTCGTGGCCGTCGGCGAGGATGTGCTATGGACCGGACTCCGGGGCTGAAGGGTGGCACCGTGGCGGCATTCCGCACGAAAAAGCCCTCTCAATTAGTGCTCGAGTTTGATTTGGCTCCCTTTACCGTTAAATCAGATATAACGTATCCTCGGTTATATCCATGTTTATCCAAAGTGGCATCTACATGGCATTGACGTGGCATCTACATTATCTTTCTTTGATCTTCCTCCATCGTCGCTAGCAAGAACTGAAGAACAGTCATGGTTGCTTCTGTCAAGCGAGCTGGAAGACGACGGCAAGTGAATGGGAAACATGGATCCAGGAACACATTTGAAGGGACTCAGGAAGGGTTGGTTGAGCTCGAGCTCGAGTTCATCTGCATCGAGCTCATGAAGAGATACGGTGGAGATGGAGACCCTCCTCTGTGTTAACCTGGTCCtttccctccccctctccttaTTCTTTACGTCTTTCGCACCAACAACCAAAACTACAAAGTTTGTGGCAACTGCATTGACTATTCCACCTTCTCTTGCATCTAGGAGTATCTTTGTGAAAGTGGATGAAAACAACTGTGAATTAGGCATTCGAGGAATCGACGAATGATGTAGGCCTACAGCGAGGAGCTTTTCCTTGAGAGTTTGGTGGCGTGTGCAAGAGGGCAGAGGGCAGAGGCAAGTGAGGTGGATGAAGAAGATCAATCGTCACATGGGTCCCACTATATCTACTAGTTTTTTGTTGCCGGCGTCACATTGGATAAAACcaccataaaaataattagagaGGTAAAAGTGCACCAGTATTTGACAATTGATAGGTCTCTCataatcaattttataattttgggAGAGAAATCGGGCTCAAGAATAGTTAATGgagtaaaatagatttttttccctcttatGCACATTAGGACAATATTGAAATGGGTAGGCTGGTATCCCATATCCGAAAATAAAGGTATCAATATAAGCACAAACACAATGTATTATAAGTACTATCGTACAGTTTGCCAATTTAGCACAAAGCCAGTCGAGCGTGTATTGTGGAGAGAAAAACATACGAGCATTTGCGTGTTGTCTCGTGTATTCTATTAGGACTAGGCTGCATTCTTTTTATTaatgaagatgaaagattttgatttttatgatacctatttaatggtataaacgatAGTATTAACTGTTCTAGAGttgaaaaatctatttttaaaatacaaaatgatgaacttttatataaaaatatgttttattaaaaatacacggtttaatagtttaaaaaatatgtacttgaaaatagaaaaaattatacgtaAAAGAGCACCGACTACGAATCAACGAGAGTGTTCAACCTCAGCCTCGGGTGCGTGTCCACTGCGGTAACCTTGAGAGACAAACGCGACCTCACCAACTATCCGGGATCCGTCTTCCCACCGACACTCCAGCATGCAtaatgggttttttttttctctctttttgcaGTCCATGCTCCACAACCGCAATGGTCACCCCCAACCGGCCAACCCCACCAGCTTTCGCTCGgcaaaatctccaaaatctaTCTATCCACCGGGATGACTGACGCCAGATATTTGCGTCCCTTTGCTTGCGATTCAAACCACACCGAACGCCCGCTCCGGCTCCGCTccctttccgctgcatttaaTCTCTCTCTCGCTGCTGTCCGGCCTAACTGTCCTCCTCTCCGCCTAGTTGCTCCCGACCAAACACGACAGCTTCACTtcagacgccgccgccgcgctcccctCCACCCTATACAAGAGCCCAGATGCATCGGCAGCTCAGCCTCTCACCGGGGCcgaagcagcagctgcagcagcagcaagagcacgacggcgtcggcgtcggcggcggcggcagcgacgcggcggaggtgATGGCGGTGCCGGAGGAGTCCACGGCGGCCaaggccggcggccggctggTCAGGGAGGAGAGGACCATCCACCTCATCCCGCTGCTCACTTTCCTCTGCTTCCTCctgctcttcctcttctcccaCGACCCTTCCTCCTCCGGTACGCACAGATAAAGGCCTTTTTTAgatcctaatttttttttccaaaaacatcacatcaaatttttgacatctaaataaaacattaaatataaataaaaaaactaattgcatagttatggaagaaatcttaagacgaatattttaagcctaattagaccatgattaggcataagtgctatagtaaccaacatgtgctaatgacggattaattaggctcaaaagattcgtctcgcggtttctaggctagccgtgaaatttatttttttattcgtgtccgaaaacccctttcgacattcggtcaaacatttgacgtgacacttctctcaaaaaatttctcaatctaaacagcctcgtttagttcccaaaatttttttccaaaaacattacatcgaatttttggacacctaaataaagcattaaacatagatgaaccaaaaaactaattgcacggttatgtaagaaatcttgagacgaatcttttgagcctaattagtctatgattagccataagtactatagtaaccaacatgtgctaatgacggattaattaggctcaaaagattcgtctcgcggtttctaggctagccgtgaaattcgttttttcattcgggtccgaaaaccccttctgatatccggtcaaatatttgacgtgatccttctcccaaaaattttctcaatctaagcTCCACCTAAGTGTAACGTGATTCCATTGTTAGCGACGTCTTGTGCTGATTCCTggcattttgattttttttttcagatatgTCAAGCTTCAGCGATGCAGGGAGAACTGGCAACCGGAGGCTGAGGATGCTGTGAACTTCTTCTAGGGGCATATATTATCACCATGTTTTCCTGATCCGTTTTGGATCGGATATTGCAATGTATTTTGCTCTCAGACACTGCAGCTGCATAGTATTCAACTACTGAATCAGCGGTATTAGTGATGTAATCTGAAATTGTATGCTCGCCTTTGGTGAGTTCTTGATCATTTGAGGTGCCTCTGAAGAATAAATGAGGGGCCATGGCTTAACAGAATAACAGATCTACTCCTATGCTCCTACCGTTCATTCATAGTTGAAGTGACCTTAGGTGGAACAGATGTACGAGGCTTGGCCTAATTGCAGTATCTGCCAATGTTATGTGCTCTGCTTGATGGAGGGTGATGGTCCAACTAAGCTTAAGCCTTATCCACACTTCAACAGCTCAGGTAGAAATGCATGATGTCCCACATAGACCATGTTTGCAGAGGAATTGGATACAGAGTGTGTTTGCAGCAAGAGTCCAGGAGAAGAAATACAATTGCAAGGGCAGCAAACAGACGGCATACTTGATTTGTGCTAAGAATACAACTGTTGGCACAGTTTTCCTTTACAGATAAGAAAATAGTGCATAAACAAGGACCTAGAATACAAATGTAGATCAAAACtgaacaaaaacaataaaaaaggTGATTATTACAATCTTAAAATCTGGAAACAATTGAGAAAGATATCTGAAAGATTTGAGAGTTCCGCAGTATGAGCcgaatcaaaaacatcactgGCATCCCACATCCATATTTACATTCGTTGAATCGGACACATCATCAGATGAATCCCTGGGCATGCTCAGGCTTCTTTGGAGTATTGCTACTAGTATTTCCATCAGTAGTGGCCGTACAGACAGGAATAGTTACAGGACTTCCTCGGACATGGGTTTTTGACAATTCGCTGTCCGGGTGCTTGTGCTCCCGTTCAGTCTGCTCGGCCTTTGGTAATTCAGCCTCCTCATGATTATACTTCTTCTCAGCTATTTCAGCGTTTTCTTGCGCACGGGCTGTTGGGATTTCACCCTCCTGATTTTCCATCTCCTGTTTACCCATTTCAGAGTTTTCTGGCGTGTTACTCTTTGGTCCTTCATCTTCCTGATGCTTGCCTTCTTGTACGCCCTCAGAGTTTTCAGGAGAATGGCCCTTTGCCGGTTCATCATCTTGATGTTTGCCATCCTGCTCAGGCACCATCATTTCCTTTGCCTTTGCTCCAGCATCAGTTGCAGTGGTTGCAACCTTGCTGTAGGCATCAGTTACCCATGCTGCCCCTGTAAGGATATATCTGTTACTCATGATTGCAGAGCCAGCAGTAGAGACGGTCTGTTCTGCAGCTGCTAATGCCGACTTGGTCTTCTCTGCAACCTGGTATTTCTGATCCATTTCTTCCATTTTCTCAATTACCACTAAGGTACCAGTATTGAACTTCTGGCTTAGACCCATCTTCCTGTCGAGCGAGGAGACTTTCGCAGTTGCAGTGGACGTGAGTTGATGCCTTTCATCAAAAGACTTGGCTTTTTCAAGGGCATCCTTCCCAAGGACAAATCCTTTGGCCAACATGGAACCAACGGCATCCTCAGCCTTCCGAAGGGCAGATTCCACTCCACCAATATTTTTAGACTAACAAGGTCAAAGACAGTAAGTCTCAAATTACTGAAAGCAAATTGCAAACTGGAGATGTAAAAACTGCATAGTTCTACCTCCAAATCAGCTAAAACAGCTGCTGGTGGCTGATAATTAGTTGCTGGTGTTATGATGACAGCCATATCCACTATAGTCGCACCCTGTACCAGAAAGTAATACTTTTACATAATGCAGAGTAAGTAGACCCCTTCCAACAAGAAAATTCGAAcccactgttttttttattacataaataaattaggtgATGTAAGTGGTAAAGCACTAAAGCTAACAACATTTGATTTTGAAAGGAGCCACCACATTTGCTTTGAAGGCTATAAATTCTCGcattaatcaaagaaaaggaaaaatatttgagCTGCCTGATCATAGTGTGCTCAGATTATACTGGTGTTGATTGATCAATATAGTTGTATTTGTATATCTTACAAAagagaagctaagagttgTATACCTAATCTTATTCCACTTCTAAAATACGTTGTATATAAATTACAACCATATGCATGGAAACtaagatttatatataaaattaaattctaattCCGTTTTAATCGTTgtatatgaaattcaattatACTTTCAGTTTCATATACAAACAAGAATTGTATTTAAAGAGAGAGAATATACAAGAGATGTATATCAAATCCGATTCTATTTTATCTAGTTCTGAGCAAAGCACGGGGAAGGGGGAACCCTCTAGTTAAATTATAAAAGACAGCTTTAAAAGAAGCCACCACATTTGCTCTGGAGGCTAAAAAAACCACATTaatccaagaaaaagaaatcttaACTGTTATGTCATGGTGGatccagattataacggtatagatctatatagttttttataaaatgcaattatatatatatataatagctaaGAGTTGCATATAAAATCCAAACCTATAGAAATATAATCCAAGAGTTATATATGAAATCCGAAACCTTATAGAAatagttgtatatgaaatccaaaaaTCCTTCTACGGTTCTACATACAGTGGtatctaataaataaaatttaggagTTGTATATTAAATCTAACTTGACGTGAATTATCTAGCTCTACACAAAACTATATGGGGCAATCCCCTAGTTATCAATGACTGGGAGCAAAGACTGTTTAAATATACCGTCAGAAGCATAGCCCTCTCTGATCCTTCGTCATCTTTGAAGGTGATGTAGGCAAACTGAGACCGCTCATCGCCACTGCAAAGCAATGCTAGATTAACACAGTACATTCCTCTGTATAAATAACAGGAGATGTCATGAAGGACATATGGCACTAACCTTTGCAATTCAACATGTAAGATAAAaccagaaaaggaaaagaattcCCTGATATCTTGTTCTGATGCTTCAAGCGAGACATTGTGGACCTTTACTGTGCTAACCATGCTTACCTTCAAAAGGAGCATAAACAGAAAGGCACTAATCAGCACACTGGTTATTGTTTTCCATATTTAGATGCCTCACTAGTTAGAGAAACTTGACAGTGGGGCATTAACTTCCTTCCTTGGTAgacaaatgaagaaaaaatgtGGATCAATCAATTTGAGAGCTTTCTAGACACAAACAGCAATGTTCACCAGGCATACAACTGACAAATGAACTTTATTGCAAAACTGTTACTTGTCAGCAAGCACTATCTGTGGACTAGATTAATTATGGTTTGGAACTCACCCAATTTCATAACAGTAATACAGTATGAAAAGTGATTAATATGTCTCAAGGGAGTATCAGTTTTACATGAATTATTGATTCATCTGTTTGTAGACAGCATTTATAAAGAGTTTGAGACTAAAGGAAGAATGAGACACTAAAtggttttctaaaatttattgttttttttaagacgCGGCAAAAGCAGGTGCAATATATTAAGTAGGAGAAGCAGTACGTACATGAGGGCCGAAACCCTGGAGAATCAAAGATAGAAGAAGAGGAAACCAGAGGACGAGAACCTCTGATCCTGCGCCTTCAGTGCCACAAAATGGTTTAATGGCTAATTCTCGCTAGATGCTTAGCTCCACATAATGACCATGTGTTGATTTCATCCCTGATTCTGCTGGCAATTTTAAGGATTCTACTAATTTATGCAGATGTTTTGTCTCCAGAGTCCATTTTATATGCACAGGGTTTCCTTTGTGTttattgtatataaaattggTTTG is part of the Oryza brachyantha chromosome 2, ObraRS2, whole genome shotgun sequence genome and encodes:
- the LOC102700404 gene encoding uncharacterized protein LOC102700404, whose protein sequence is MHRQLSLSPGPKQQLQQQQEHDGVGVGGGGSDAAEVMAVPEESTAAKAGGRLVREERTIHLIPLLTFLCFLLLFLFSHDPSSSDMSSFSDAGRTGNRRLRML
- the LOC102700683 gene encoding binding partner of ACD11 1-like — encoded protein: MVSTVKVHNVSLEASEQDIREFFSFSGFILHVELQSGDERSQFAYITFKDDEGSERAMLLTGATIVDMAVIITPATNYQPPAAVLADLESKNIGGVESALRKAEDAVGSMLAKGFVLGKDALEKAKSFDERHQLTSTATAKVSSLDRKMGLSQKFNTGTLVVIEKMEEMDQKYQVAEKTKSALAAAEQTVSTAGSAIMSNRYILTGAAWVTDAYSKVATTATDAGAKAKEMMVPEQDGKHQDDEPAKGHSPENSEGVQEGKHQEDEGPKSNTPENSEMGKQEMENQEGEIPTARAQENAEIAEKKYNHEEAELPKAEQTEREHKHPDSELSKTHVRGSPVTIPVCTATTDGNTSSNTPKKPEHAQGFI